The Streptomyces showdoensis region CTAACAAGGACATTAGATCATCAAAAGGAACATTTCGGACTCCTCGTGAGTAGGATCCGGCGGAGCGGCAGCCGGAACTGCCCTGACTCCGTCCGAGGAATCTCCTCGCCGTGGAACGATCACGCCCCGGCGGGACGAAAGGTCCACGCCGCCCAGCGTCCCGGGTGGAACTGAGCGCCGCCAGGGCCGAAAGACCAATCCAGGGGCGCGTCGGGAACGTGGTGCACCTGCGGTCGGTCGGCGACTCCTCGGATATCTCGGGGGCGTGTATCGACGCGCGGACATCGCCGCGACTCCGACCGTTCTGGACACGACTGCGTGATCCGCGACCCCCCCGCGTTCTCGGATTCTCGCCGACGTGAGAGGGGAACGAGGTCGCTGAGCACTACGACATGGGCGAGACGCCTGATGCCCACCTCGAACCTCAGGCCACCGCACGCGTTGACGGCTGCCACCACACGCTGGGCCGTAACCAACGACGGGCCGCGGAATACGCCCGCACTCACCGCTCCGCGCGCCGAACGTGCGCAGACACCACGGCGGATCAGACTGAACAGAGTGACCAGCTGACGAGACACCGGTCCCAGCCGCGCCCGCCGGCAGAAGGCTCGGCCGGCTCCCAACCAGACTGTGGGCGGGGCTGCTCGCGGCATGATTTCGCTGGTGGCGATGACCTTGGATCGACCATACCATCGTCTCCATCGCCTCTCCCGCATCCGTGGCCGAAACTGGGCGCTCTCCAGCTCGGAGCATGCAGTGGTGGTATCAACGCCTACCTGCTCGCCCTTCGCCGCGGTTCTTCCGCCCTCGAGCGGCCGGGGCCCCCCCTGGCCGACCTGTACGGGCCACGCCGCGTCGTCGTCGTCGGGACGCTCGTCCACCTCGTCCATCGACTCGGGCTCCTCTGCGGGTGCGTCCCTCGCGAAACTACGCCATTCCTGGCTCATCGCCTTCGGCCGTACCGGGGCTCGGCGCGGGCGCTGCTCTTCCCGGCGCGCTGACATGCACGCGTTGGTCCAGTCAGGCGGCAGATGGTCTTCATGTCACTTCCCCGGTCGAAGTACGGACGGCGCGAGAGCGCAGGGCGACAAGTCGGGTGTGGGGCCCTGGAACGCGCCGGCGAACCATCGCCTGGTCTTGGGTTTACCCGATCTCCGGGCGCTGTCACCGGAACACCCAGGACCCGCTCCGGGGGGCCTGGTGGGCGTGGGGGCGGGGGGTCCCTCGTGCAGCGGCAAGGCGTGACGACATTCGTGGAATCGCTCGTGGGCGCCGGGACAGGAGCCTATGTGGCCCTGCTCACGGCCACCTCCGGATTGCAGGGGGAAACACTTAATCGAGTAGGCCGATCCGCCGCTAGCTTAACGGAGCCTGCGGGGCGTAGCTTATATCTGTTCTTGGCCGGGTCGCCGATCATCGGAGCCCTTGATACCTGCCGGCCTCCCTCTTCGCTCCGCACCCAGGCGCGCAAGGGCGCCCGCGCTCGCCGCCCGCCGCTCTCGCTTCCTGCGTGCCCGCGGGACGGTACGGGGCCGGGCACAGACAAGAGAAAGCCCCTCGGCTTCCCAGCGCTGGGACCGTCCCAGGCACGCCCCACGGGAAGAAGCAAGGCTCCCGACCGAGAAAAAGTCAGGCCGCCGCGGCCTCGCGGCCCGGGCGGCTCGTGGCGATCGCGTTCGGTACGTGGCATGGAGGGCGTTGGTACGAGCGAGTCCCCTCGGGCTTCCTAGCAGGCGTGGGGGGGACGTGGGGCTGGGGGAGCCTGGGCCGCACCTGGCTGTGTCGTCGTCGTGCGGCCTGGCGAATCCTGTTACGCCTGTTTCCTCCGCGCGTCAACGCTCCCCCGCCTCCACCGTGGTCGCGGGGGCGAGCGGGACCTCCGGCCACCGCGCGTGATCGAGCCTGCCGGTTCTTCCGGGGACAAGGCGTGATCGCGGTCGGAGGCGGCGCGGGGACCCGGGTGGCGGTCTCTTTCGCCCGACTCCGTCGGGCCCTCTGCGTCGCGTCTGCGCGGTTAGCTGCTCTTGCCTGTGCTCGTCCGTCTACGGCCCAGGTTCCCTCAGCGCCTCACGCAACCAGGACGGGTCCGGCTTCTTCCTGGCTGCTACTGTGCGTTCGTTGGCGAAGTTCGCCAGGATCGCATGCGCGGTCCGCCGTGGGGCCGGCAGGGATCCTCGACAAGCGGGTGGCCAGCGGCCGCGCCGCCGGCCTGCGAAAAGCGGGGAACCGGATCACGGCTGGGGGGCGCGGCGTGGTGGGGGCGGCTTCGGGGCGTACCAACTCCATACAGGCCGTGCGGCTCAGCCTGCCCTGCTGACTGCTGGGGTGGAGCCTGGGCCCCACCCTGAGCCTCACAGCTTCGCACTAGCGGGGAGCTGCGTGGCCTTTGACCGAATCCGGCCATGCACGCCCTGGCATCACATAACCAAGCCGCGACGACTCAGGAGTCCCGACCTCCGTGCACCGTGGTCGCGGCAGGCAGGCTGTGCCACCTGCGCGCCTCCGGCACCGAGTTCCGGGCCGGCCCGGAGCTGCTCCCGGGAGACACGTCGGTCTGGACCGGGTATGCTCCCAGTGACTGGCCGGTAAGTGTCGCACCGGCTTGCTGTCACCGGTCTAATGACTGAGAGAACTGGAGCGACAGAAACAACAAAAGCTCCTTGACGGGGGGGGGAACCGCACGCGCGGACCAGGTCCGCCGACGGACTCGCAAACGAGCAGCATAACACAACACCCGACTTCCGTCCTCAGAGGCGACGACCAGCTAGCGACGCCAACCGAATAGACAAAAAAAAAACGCAAACGAACACCAAACCCAACAAAGCCGCCGACCGGCACCGGCCAGGTCGCCGAAGCCACCCGCGACGCCATGTCGGCCATCCAGATGGACTTCGCCCAGGCCAACCAGTGGGTCTTCTACGGCATGGCCGTCGCCCTCGCCCTGGGCTTCCTGTGCGCCGTCCGCCATCCGGGCGACCGCGCCACCGCCAAGGCTCCGACACCTTCGGAGTGACCGCGCGGAGGGGGCCCGGGCCGAGGGGACGACCGACGTCCCGCCCGCTCGCCCTGACGGCCCCTCCGCGGGGCGCGCCGCCAGGGTGAGCGGCGGGGTCGGCCGTGCGCCTCGGACGCCTAGGAGGCCGGGACCTCGTCGACGAACGACGTTCCGGCGCCCGCGCAGGGCGGCGACCTTCGCGGCCACCTGGGCCGGGGTGAGCACCTGGTCCTTGACGTGCAGGACGTAGTCGACGCGCTGGTCGTAGGCGCGCGCGGCCGTCGACGTCTGGCCGTTGAGGTCGATCAGCCACTGGTTGAAGTTGATCGACATCGGGCGTTCGGGCAGGTACTGGGCGCCGTGGGTGCCGAACAGCGCGCCGTCGATGTAGTACGTGACGGCGGTGTCGTCGATGGTGACGACCAGGTCGTGCCAGCCGGCGAAGCTCTGCCGGCTCTCGCTGTGCTGGTTGACGGCCTGCCAGGGGTCGGGGTTGTAGGTCTCCCAGGAGGTCGTGTAGAGGATGTTCGCCGGCTCGCCCCAGCCGCCGTTGGGCAGGTACTCGAAGTCGTACTCCGCGTAGTCGTCGGCCATCGGGGCCTTGAGGTCGTTGATGGTGAAGAACGTCTGGACGATGTGGTCGCCGTCGGGTCCGTACGTGGGCGCGTCGGAGAACTTCACGCGCGCGGCGTAGGTGCCGTTCCTGAACTTGGTGCTCTTGGTGAGGACTTCGGTGTGGGTGGTGCTGGAGCCGGTTCCGGCGCTGGAGGTCTGCAGGTTCATCACCGAGCTGCCGCCCTCGGTGGTGAACGTGACCTTGGACGGGTCCCAGGTCGCGCCCGGCACTCCGGGGCCTCCGGCGTTGGACCGGACGTTCCAGCCGTGCGCCGAGAGGGCGGGGTCGGTGGAGGAGGCGTAGCCGAAGTCGTCGAAGAGGGTGGCGCCGGACGGCCCCGGGTCGGTCGGTGTGGGCGTGGGGGTCGGGGTCGGGTCGGGGGTGTTGCCGCCGGGTGCGGTGCCCCAGAGTGTGGTGCCCGCGAGGCGGGCGGTGACCTTGGTCCAGTCGGCGTAGGAGGTCTGGGCGCCGCCGAAGGAGTAGTCGTCGCTCTGGTTCAGCGTCTGCCACGTCGACTGGTAGAAGCGCAGCTGCATGTCTCCGGTGTCCGCGCCCGCCGCGAGCGATCCCGCGGCCGGTGTGAAGCCGATCTCCAGGTAGCGGTCCGCGGTGGCGGTCGGACTGCCGAGCGTGCCGAAGGTGCCGGTGATGACGGAGCACCCCTTGACCGCCCAGGAGCAGGCGAAGCGGTACTGGGCGGTCGGCGAGTCGGCCTTGAAGTAGTAGCGGATCTTGACCTGGCTCAGGTCGACCGCGGCCGAACCGGTGTTGCGCAGCTTGAGCCAGGGCTCGCTCTGGTCGGCGGTGGCGCCGGACGCACTGGTGCGGTACTGGACGGCGAGCCCTTCACCGGCCGCGGAGGCGGAGGAGACGGGGAGGGCGGCCAGGACGCCGCTGCCCAGGAGGGCCGTCACGGCCAGGGCCGCCCGGGTACGGCGGCGGGTGGGACGAGTGCTCATGCCTGTTCCTTTCCTATCGGGAGGACTCCCGCTGCCTGCGGGAGAGTCGGGGGTCGCGCACGCGGAGCGACAGGAGGGTCGCGAACGGGGCCGCCGTCCACGCGCGCGGACGGGGGACGGACGTCACGTGCGCGGCGCGCCGTGCGGGGACGGCCGCGGCCGTGACGACGCGGCCGCGGCGTCGTACGGGAGGGGCACGGCGGCCGAGTCGACGCACGGGACCGGCACGGCGGGCGGGGTGTCGTGCGGGACGCGCAGGGCGTCCAGGCGCGCCTGATGTCCGGTCAGGCGCCGGCGGAAGTCCTGCCAGGTCCGCGACGGGCCCCACACCTGGTCGGCCAGGGCGCACAGGCGGGGGAAGGCGAGGTACTCGATGTGGTCCGGCGTCCTGACGAACTCGGTCCACACCTGCCCCTGCGCGCCGAGGACCCGCCGCGCCGGCGCCGGGTCGGGCGTCGACGGGGTGAGGTCGATGCCGTGCACGGTGCGCAGGTCGACGACGGGACCGGGCTGGGCGGGCGGTTCCAGCGGGCCGGCGGTGCGGGCGTAGTCGAAGTACGTGGCACGGTGATCGGCGTGGACGACATCGTGCCCGCGCCGTGCCGCTGCCCAGGCGTGGGCCGGTTCGCGCCAGCTCATCACCGTGCACTCGCGGGGGAGCTCGGTGCCGGTCTCGGCCCAGGCGACGGGCCGCCGGTCCGCGCGTACGACGTGCTCGGCCATCCTGGCCATGAACCATCCGTGCAGCCGGTGCGGTCCGGGCAGCCCCAGACCGCGGGCGCGGGCGCGGGCGACGGGGCTGGCCTCCCATTCGTCGGTGGGGACCTCGTCGCCGCCGATGTGGAGGTACGGGGAGGGGAACACGTCCATGACCTCGTCGAGGACCGTACGGAAGAAGTCCAGGACGTGGTCGCCGACGCCGAGGACGTTGCGGCACACGCCCCCACCGCGTCCACACCTCCAACCGCCGGCCGGGGTCGTTGCCGAGCTCGGGGTAGGCCGCGAGCGCGGCCCGCACATGACCGGGGGCGCCGATCTCCGGCAGCACCGTCACGCCGAGGCCGGCCGCGTAGGCCACGAGTTCCGAGAGTTCGGCACGGGTGTAGTGGCCGGCGTGCGGGCGGCCGTCGAAGCGGTCGCTGCCCGACGGGCCGATCATCGACTCGGAGCGGCGGCCGCCGACCTCGGTCAGCCGGGGATACGCGGCGACCGGCATCCGCCAGCCCTGGTCGTCGGTGAGGTGGAGGTGGAGCACGTTGAGCTTGTGCAGCGCCAGCAGGTCGACGTAGCGGCGCAGGTAGTCGGCGGGCTGGAAGTGGCGGGCCACGTCGAGCATGGCGCCGCGCCAGGAGTGGCGGGGGACGTCGGTGATCTCCACGCCGGGCAGTTCCCAGCGCACGGCACGCCGGGGCGCGTCGGACAGGGCCTCGTACGGGAGGAGCTGGCGCACCGTCTGGACTCCGCGCAGGAGTCCCGTCGGCCGGGCCGCTCGCAGCAGCACCCCGCCGCTGCCCACCGTCAGGCCGTACCCCTCGTCCCCGAGGCCGCTGAGGCCGGGGTCGAGCGCCAGGACGAAGGAGCCGTCGTCGGCGTGATCCAGACGCAGTCCGGTCGCGGGAGCCAGGGAGGTCCGCAGGAGCGCGGCCGCGGCCTCGGCTCCGGGGGTGACGCGCAGGCGTGTGGTGTGGTCGAGCCGGAAGCGGCCGGGACGCGGGGCCATCTTGCCGGGACGGGGGATCAGGGCGCGTTCGGGACGCGGCAGGTCCACGAGGATGCCTCTCCGGTAGCGGTGTCGCTCGTACGGGACGGTCGCGTGGCGGTGTCGCTCGTACGGGACGGGGGGGGCGGGATGGGGGAGCGGGGCGGGGAGCGGGGCGCGTGCCGGCCGGTCAGCCCTTGACCCCACCGGACGCGAGGCCCGAGGTCACATGGCGCTGCAGCACGACGAAGATGATCAGCGCGGGCAGCGCGAAGAGGGTGGCCGCCGCCATCGTGGCGCCCCAGTCCGTGCCGAAGGTGGACTGGAAGGAGGCGAGCCAGACCGGCAGGGTGCGGCTGTCCTGCTGCTTGATGATCAGGAAGTTGGCGTAGGTGAACTCGTTCCACGCGGTGATGAACCCGAACAGCGAGGTCGCCATCAGACCGGGTGCCAGGAGCGGGAAGGCCACTCTGCGGAAGGCGCCGAGCCTGGTGCACCCGTCGACCTGAGCCGCCTCCTCCAGCTCGGGCGGGATGCCGGCGATGAAGCTCCGCAGGACCACCAGCGTGAAAGGCAGCGTGATCATGAAGTAGACGAGGGTCAGGGTGGGCAGCCGGTCGAGCATGCCGGTGTCACGGGAGATGATGTAGACGGGGATGACCAGCGACTCCCACGGAGCCATCTGCGCGGTGAACACCGCCAGCATGAACTGACGCCGGCCGCGCCAGCGCATCCGGGCCACGGCGTAGGCGGCGCCGAGCGCGACGACCAGGGAGAGCAGGACGGCGCCGAGCGTCACGAGGACGCTGTTGCGCCAGAACAGCGCGAACCCCTCGGCCCGCACCGCGTGGCGGAAGTGGTCGAGCGTCCAGGTCGCGGGGACGAGGCGCGGGTCGTAGGACTGGATGTCCCGGGACGGCGTGAAGGCCGTGACCACCATCCAGTACACGGGGAGAAGGCAGATCAGGACGGTGAGCGCGGCGGCCGCCTGCAGCGGCAGGCGTCGTACCGCCCCGCGCACCGCGGCACGGCGCGGGACGGGGACCGTGACGGTCACAGGTTCTCGCCCTCCTGACGAAGGAGCTGACGGAAGTACAGGACAAGGACGCCGCTCATCAGCAGCACGGTGACGATCGAGGCGGCCGAGCCCAGGTCGTAGCGCTGGTTGGCGAGCGCGGTCTGCACGGCGTACACCGGCAGGATGGTGGTCGCGTCACCCGGCCCGCCGCGGGTCATGACCCAGATCTGGACGAACGCCTTGAACGTCCAGATGACCTCCAGCGAGATCACCAGCATGAAGATCGGCCGGATCAGCGGGAACGTCACGGAGCGGAAGACGCGGGCCGCGCCGGCGCCGTCCAGCCGCGCCGACTCGTACAGCTCTCCGGGCACGGTGGTGAGCGCCGAGTAGAGGGTGATCGCGGCGAAGGGCACGGACTGCCAGACGATCAGGACGACCACGATGGCGAACGCGGCGCCCGGGTGCGCGAACCAGGGGTACCCCTCGAAGGAGGCGAAGCCGAGGCCGGTGAGCGTCTCGTTGACGATGCCGAACTCCGAGTGGAACAGCCACTGGAAGACGGTGGTGGCGGCGACGACGGGCATCGCCCAGACGAGCACGAGCGAGCTGAGGACGATCGTCCTGCCGGTCCGCCCGAGCCGCTCGGTCATGAGCGCCACCAGCGTCGAGAGCACCATGATGGCCACCACGTTGACCGACATGAACCAGAAGGTGCGGCGCACGACCTCCCAGAACCGGGGGTCCGACAGCAGGGTGCGGTAGTTGCGCAGCCCGACGAAGTCGGCGTCCCCCAGGATGAGCTGGCGCAGCCGGAAGTCCTGGAAGGAGATGACCACGGCGCGGGCGAGCGGATAGAGCAGCAGGTAGAGCATGCTGAGGATCGCGGGCGCGATCAGGACGTACGGCCACGGGGACGCGCCCGGGCGGACCGAGGAGGCCGGGCGGACCGGGGGCCTTGGGCGGACCGGGCGGACCGGGCGGGTCGAGCGCAGCGAGCGGGCCGCCGATGCCGCCCGGGAGGACGACGCCACCTTCACGAACCGCTGTTGAGCGCGTCGCCGATGGTCTTCGACGCCTTCGCGGCCTCGGTGGCCGGGTCGCGGCCGGTGAGCACGGCCGTCATGTACTCCTTGATCGGATTCTTCGCCTCGACCGCCGCCCACTGGGGCGTGTTGGGCGTCGCGTGGCCGTTGGCGGCGCCGACCGCCATGGCCGCGGCACCCGGATCCGAGGCGACGGCACCGGCCAGGGTGGTCTTGTTCGGCACGTAGCTCATCGCGAGCGCGAGCTTCTTCTGCCAGGCGTCACCGGTGAGTTCCTTGATGAACGTCAGCGCTTCCTTCTGGTGCGCGGCGACGGCCGGCACCACCAGGTCGGAGCCGCCGGTGAAGACGGCACCGGGAGTGTCCGCGCTCTTGCCGGGGATGGGGAAGAAGCCCAACTTCCCCTTGAGAGAGGGGTTCTTCTCCTCCACCACCTTGGCGCCGCCGGGAGCGGCGATGATCTGCGCGATCTCCCCCTTGGCCATCACTTCCGCCTGCGGCGGCTGCGCCTCGTCGGAATCCCGCGGCCCCCTGCCGAGCCCCTGGAGGCGCTGGTAGAAGGCCATGGCCCGCAGGGCCTCGGGCGAGTCGAGGCCACCGCGCCACGTGCCGCCGGTCCGCACGGCCAGGTCGCCGCCCTCGTCC contains the following coding sequences:
- a CDS encoding carbohydrate ABC transporter permease, which encodes MTVTVPVPRRAAVRGAVRRLPLQAAAALTVLICLLPVYWMVVTAFTPSRDIQSYDPRLVPATWTLDHFRHAVRAEGFALFWRNSVLVTLGAVLLSLVVALGAAYAVARMRWRGRRQFMLAVFTAQMAPWESLVIPVYIISRDTGMLDRLPTLTLVYFMITLPFTLVVLRSFIAGIPPELEEAAQVDGCTRLGAFRRVAFPLLAPGLMATSLFGFITAWNEFTYANFLIIKQQDSRTLPVWLASFQSTFGTDWGATMAAATLFALPALIIFVVLQRHVTSGLASGGVKG
- a CDS encoding carbohydrate ABC transporter permease, which produces MRSTRPVRPVRPRPPVRPASSVRPGASPWPYVLIAPAILSMLYLLLYPLARAVVISFQDFRLRQLILGDADFVGLRNYRTLLSDPRFWEVVRRTFWFMSVNVVAIMVLSTLVALMTERLGRTGRTIVLSSLVLVWAMPVVAATTVFQWLFHSEFGIVNETLTGLGFASFEGYPWFAHPGAAFAIVVVLIVWQSVPFAAITLYSALTTVPGELYESARLDGAGAARVFRSVTFPLIRPIFMLVISLEVIWTFKAFVQIWVMTRGGPGDATTILPVYAVQTALANQRYDLGSAASIVTVLLMSGVLVLYFRQLLRQEGENL
- a CDS encoding extracellular solute-binding protein; this encodes MKNRSSALLGVVALCAGLTACSSSSGGSPDATGNGRTVLDVWLMRDSVSAAFQGEFEAGFEKAHPGLDVRIQIQEWDGIGEKVTAALASNDAPDVIEVGNTQVAQYAQSGGLADFTGEVAGLGGGDWLKGLAEPGSYDGKQYGIPYYAANRVVVYRTDLFARAGVDASTIKTREQWIAATRKLNRGGTQGIYLPGQNWFALSGFIWDEGGDLAVRTGGTWRGGLDSPEALRAMAFYQRLQGLGRGPRDSDEAQPPQAEVMAKGEIAQIIAAPGGAKVVEEKNPSLKGKLGFFPIPGKSADTPGAVFTGGSDLVVPAVAAHQKEALTFIKELTGDAWQKKLALAMSYVPNKTTLAGAVASDPGAAAMAVGAANGHATPNTPQWAAVEAKNPIKEYMTAVLTGRDPATEAAKASKTIGDALNSGS